One window from the genome of Rhodopirellula halodulae encodes:
- the guaA gene encoding glutamine-hydrolyzing GMP synthase, translating to MTSPENTTSSAIAEKTWLTDQRILVLDFGSQYAQLIARRVREQNVYCQIVRHDITAERIAELAPKGIILSGGPNSVYEEGAPKCDEGLFDLGIPVLGICYGMQLACQALGGKVDNTPSREYGRAMCEFTDRDSIFRGMQDSEQVWMSHGDQVSQIADQFTAMAKTSTCPYAAIRHNERPVFGMQFHPEVTHTPHGGQILRNFVIDVCGCDGSWKLGDFANAAIESIRQQVGNKRVICGLSGGVDSSVVAALLYKAIGPQLSCILVDNGLLRKNEQQIVLEEFSNHFQTDLHIVQAEDRFLADLAGIDEPQEKRRRIGHAFIECFKDEANKIEDAHFLAQGTLYPDVIESGADKDGPAATIKLHHNVGGLPEELGFELIEPLRDLFKDEVRRLGIELGLPEQLVWRHPFPGPGLAVRCLGEVTRDKLKVLREADAIVVEEIENAGLYRDTSQAFAVLLPVQSVGVMGDARTYDNAIAVRCVNTDDFMTADWSHLPYELLARISTRIINEVKGVNRVCYDISSKPPATIEWE from the coding sequence ATGACCTCTCCCGAGAACACCACCTCGTCCGCCATCGCTGAAAAAACCTGGCTCACCGATCAACGCATCTTGGTGCTCGATTTTGGATCGCAGTACGCTCAACTGATCGCTCGCCGCGTCCGCGAACAGAACGTCTACTGCCAGATTGTTCGCCACGACATCACGGCGGAACGCATCGCCGAACTGGCACCCAAAGGCATCATCCTTTCCGGCGGTCCCAACAGCGTTTACGAAGAAGGCGCGCCGAAGTGCGACGAGGGTCTGTTTGATCTCGGCATCCCCGTGCTTGGGATTTGCTACGGCATGCAGCTCGCCTGCCAAGCCCTCGGCGGCAAAGTCGACAACACGCCCAGCCGCGAATACGGCCGAGCGATGTGCGAATTCACGGATCGCGATTCGATCTTTCGCGGGATGCAAGATTCCGAACAAGTTTGGATGAGCCACGGTGACCAGGTCTCGCAGATTGCCGATCAGTTCACCGCAATGGCCAAGACGTCCACCTGCCCTTACGCCGCGATTCGTCACAACGAACGTCCGGTGTTTGGCATGCAGTTCCACCCCGAAGTCACACACACGCCGCACGGTGGACAGATCCTTCGCAACTTTGTGATCGACGTCTGCGGATGCGACGGCAGTTGGAAACTGGGTGACTTCGCCAACGCCGCGATCGAATCCATTCGTCAGCAAGTCGGCAACAAACGAGTCATCTGCGGCCTGTCCGGCGGCGTGGATTCTTCTGTCGTCGCCGCACTGCTCTACAAAGCCATCGGGCCTCAGTTGTCTTGCATCCTGGTCGACAACGGGTTGCTTCGTAAGAACGAACAACAAATCGTTTTGGAAGAGTTCAGCAACCACTTCCAAACCGACTTGCACATCGTTCAAGCCGAAGATCGCTTCTTGGCGGACTTGGCCGGGATCGACGAACCACAAGAGAAACGACGACGCATCGGACACGCGTTCATCGAATGCTTCAAAGATGAAGCCAACAAAATCGAGGACGCACACTTCCTTGCCCAAGGCACGCTTTATCCCGATGTGATCGAAAGCGGTGCTGACAAAGACGGCCCCGCCGCCACCATTAAACTGCACCACAATGTCGGTGGGCTTCCGGAAGAATTGGGGTTTGAATTAATCGAACCTCTGCGAGACTTATTCAAAGACGAAGTTCGTCGGTTGGGCATCGAACTGGGTCTGCCGGAACAATTGGTTTGGCGACACCCCTTCCCCGGTCCCGGCTTGGCGGTGCGTTGCTTAGGCGAAGTCACGCGAGACAAATTGAAAGTGCTTCGTGAAGCCGACGCAATCGTGGTCGAAGAGATCGAAAACGCCGGTTTGTACCGCGACACCAGCCAAGCCTTTGCCGTGCTGTTGCCCGTGCAAAGCGTTGGTGTGATGGGCGATGCCCGAACCTACGACAACGCAATTGCCGTTCGATGCGTCAACACCGACGACTTCATGACGGCGGATTGGAGCCACCTGCCTTACGAACTGCTGGCTCGGATCAGCACCCGAATCATCAACGAAGTCAAAGGCGTGAACCGAGTCTGCTACGACATCAGCAGCAAACCGCCCGCGACGATCGAATGGGAGTGA
- a CDS encoding c-type cytochrome domain-containing protein: protein MIQIVSKWNAGRAWHSKRTGNSGRSLLSFALAAALGCLLPLGGPAEFAVQSAHGQVAGAAAGGPPLDARSRTIVQSVEMQVKRAGAAYAKGDYPASGASLRKAIDQLKVAEKVSSAEMHDALMPLMKRIVNARAMLELEGITLPPFRIPERPAASSAKPAEEMPPGDDSGGDGNQGVSFVSDVSPILVDKCGGCHIRGSKGGFSTESFAKLMQGPPEGVVVFAGDVVASRLIETIETGDMPRGGGKVSPAQLNTLKQWILEGAKFDGPDPTAMLTSLRGNSGDAPATPEPPKETMVGAPTGDETVSFARDVAPLLVKNCTGCHLDAMQTRGGLRMDTLAQLLRGGDSGQALSPGNGESSLIVQKLRGTAGDRMPAGGRPPLADNEIQLISTWISEGAKVDQALVQTPMKVVTAQAWLAAAASSEVSERRADLAEEDFRLAGADVSRLQKHSSDHFAVWGEVSPATLESVAQSAEKALAAARKFLPAASGAPEDYFHGKASIYVLPKRYNYSEFSKMVEGRSVPSDWSSHWKYDGIRSYVAVVASERDDEEQIAERVAAPVASLAVVSRGEGVPRWFAEGLGTTISGGESKRDRNENMRRQAELITAVGSLKSGKDFLNGKLPPERSDRMAVALAESFLSRQNRRGFDAVMRSLQSGQPFPAAFQSGMKTTPLAYVDAWLQWVK, encoded by the coding sequence ATGATTCAGATCGTTTCGAAATGGAACGCAGGCCGAGCTTGGCATTCAAAACGGACTGGGAACTCAGGGCGATCTCTCCTTTCGTTCGCTCTTGCGGCGGCGTTGGGCTGCTTGCTGCCACTCGGTGGTCCAGCCGAGTTCGCGGTGCAATCGGCTCACGGACAAGTGGCCGGTGCGGCAGCGGGCGGACCACCGCTCGATGCTCGTTCGCGGACCATCGTGCAGTCGGTCGAGATGCAAGTGAAACGTGCGGGTGCCGCGTACGCCAAGGGCGACTACCCCGCGTCGGGGGCCTCACTGAGAAAGGCAATCGATCAGCTCAAAGTTGCCGAAAAGGTTTCGTCGGCCGAGATGCACGATGCGTTGATGCCTTTGATGAAACGCATCGTCAACGCTCGCGCGATGTTGGAGTTGGAAGGCATCACGTTGCCGCCGTTTCGCATTCCCGAGCGACCCGCGGCGTCGTCTGCGAAGCCCGCCGAAGAGATGCCCCCAGGCGATGACTCAGGCGGGGATGGCAACCAGGGAGTGAGTTTTGTTTCCGATGTCTCGCCGATCTTGGTCGACAAGTGCGGCGGTTGCCACATCCGCGGAAGCAAAGGAGGTTTCTCGACCGAAAGCTTTGCCAAGTTGATGCAGGGCCCACCGGAAGGCGTGGTGGTTTTTGCCGGAGACGTGGTCGCCAGTCGTTTAATTGAAACCATCGAGACCGGCGATATGCCTCGTGGCGGCGGCAAGGTCAGCCCCGCTCAGTTGAACACTCTAAAGCAATGGATCTTGGAAGGTGCCAAGTTCGATGGTCCGGATCCCACGGCGATGCTGACCAGTTTGCGAGGCAACTCCGGGGACGCGCCCGCAACCCCCGAACCGCCCAAGGAGACCATGGTCGGCGCGCCGACCGGCGATGAAACGGTTTCGTTTGCTCGTGACGTGGCACCGTTGCTGGTGAAAAATTGCACGGGGTGCCATCTGGACGCGATGCAGACTCGCGGCGGACTTCGAATGGACACGCTCGCTCAGTTGCTGCGTGGTGGCGACAGTGGCCAAGCATTGAGCCCTGGGAATGGTGAGTCCAGCTTGATCGTTCAAAAGCTTCGCGGCACCGCGGGCGACCGTATGCCAGCCGGAGGTCGTCCGCCACTCGCCGATAACGAGATCCAGCTCATCTCGACTTGGATCAGCGAAGGAGCCAAGGTCGATCAAGCGTTGGTGCAGACTCCGATGAAAGTCGTGACAGCCCAAGCGTGGTTGGCCGCGGCGGCGTCTTCCGAAGTCAGCGAGCGTCGGGCGGATCTTGCCGAAGAAGACTTCCGCTTGGCCGGCGCGGACGTTTCGCGATTGCAGAAACACAGCAGCGATCACTTCGCTGTTTGGGGTGAGGTTTCACCGGCGACGTTGGAGTCCGTGGCTCAGTCGGCAGAGAAAGCTCTGGCGGCGGCTCGCAAGTTTCTTCCCGCCGCGAGCGGGGCACCGGAGGACTACTTCCACGGCAAGGCGTCGATCTACGTGCTGCCCAAGCGATACAACTACAGCGAGTTCTCCAAAATGGTGGAAGGTCGCAGCGTGCCTTCGGATTGGAGCTCGCACTGGAAATACGATGGGATCCGATCTTACGTTGCCGTGGTGGCGTCGGAACGTGACGACGAAGAGCAAATCGCTGAACGCGTCGCCGCACCCGTGGCCAGTTTGGCTGTCGTCAGCCGCGGGGAGGGGGTTCCGCGATGGTTCGCTGAGGGTTTGGGGACGACGATCTCGGGTGGTGAGTCCAAACGCGACCGCAACGAGAACATGCGTCGGCAGGCCGAGCTGATCACCGCGGTGGGCAGTTTGAAATCGGGCAAAGATTTCTTGAATGGGAAGTTGCCGCCCGAGCGATCGGATCGCATGGCAGTCGCCCTGGCCGAATCGTTCCTTTCGCGTCAAAATCGTCGTGGCTTCGACGCGGTGATGCGAAGCCTGCAATCTGGGCAACCCTTTCCTGCAGCTTTTCAATCCGGAATGAAGACGACGCCGCTTGCGTACGTCGACGCTTGGCTGCAATGGGTCAAATGA
- the trhO gene encoding oxygen-dependent tRNA uridine(34) hydroxylase TrhO: MTESQSDAEPKSGMDASVAVAALYCFTPLPQFESLREPLRRRMADDGIRGSLLLAGEGINGTIAGPSSAMPGFIQWLRSMELEDAATPFRGMDVKWSYCDEIPFRKAKVRLKREIVTMGVQDIDPLRSVGTYVEPRDWNALVDDPNVTLIDTRNDYEIEIGTFEGAVNPQTESFREFPQYVDEHLDPKKHTKVAMFCTGGIRCEKSTAYLKQRGFEEVYHLKGGILNYLEQMPEEDSRWRGECFVFDNRVAVDHQLKAGEYELCHGCGWPVTQEMMRDAEFERGVACPRCASEVTEDQRIRRRMRQQQLDQGV; the protein is encoded by the coding sequence ATGACCGAATCTCAATCTGACGCCGAACCAAAATCTGGCATGGATGCTTCCGTGGCGGTGGCCGCGCTGTACTGCTTCACGCCGCTGCCACAATTTGAGTCCCTAAGAGAACCATTGCGCAGGCGGATGGCTGACGACGGCATCCGCGGGTCGCTGTTGTTGGCGGGGGAAGGAATCAACGGGACGATCGCTGGCCCAAGTTCCGCGATGCCAGGGTTCATCCAGTGGTTGCGATCGATGGAATTGGAGGACGCCGCGACGCCATTTCGTGGAATGGATGTGAAGTGGTCGTACTGCGATGAGATTCCATTTCGAAAAGCCAAAGTTCGACTGAAACGCGAAATCGTCACGATGGGCGTTCAGGACATCGATCCGCTGCGATCGGTGGGGACCTACGTCGAGCCTCGTGATTGGAACGCGTTGGTCGATGATCCGAACGTGACCCTGATCGACACCCGTAACGATTACGAGATCGAGATTGGAACGTTTGAGGGAGCGGTGAACCCGCAAACCGAATCCTTTCGCGAATTTCCGCAGTACGTTGACGAACATCTGGATCCGAAGAAGCACACCAAAGTCGCCATGTTCTGCACCGGCGGCATTCGGTGCGAAAAGTCGACCGCGTATCTGAAGCAGCGCGGATTCGAAGAGGTGTATCACCTGAAGGGCGGCATTCTGAATTATCTGGAGCAGATGCCGGAGGAAGATTCTCGTTGGCGGGGAGAATGTTTTGTGTTCGACAACCGGGTGGCGGTCGATCACCAATTGAAGGCCGGGGAATACGAGTTGTGTCACGGTTGTGGTTGGCCGGTCACGCAAGAAATGATGCGGGACGCCGAGTTTGAACGAGGGGTCGCCTGCCCGCGCTGTGCCAGCGAAGTGACGGAAGACCAGCGGATTCGCCGCCGGATGCGTCAACAGCAACTCGACCAAGGCGTATAA
- a CDS encoding M20/M25/M40 family metallo-hydrolase, with the protein MNQAAEWPAIDEEAALQRFLDLTRLPGKSGDEAEVSKAIQQALLSAGVDASSIVSDDAGTKTRLSGNAGNLIVTLPGDESLPRTLLSAHMDTVPICVGCDPVIREDAELGRIVVADGPTGLGADDRSGCAAILTAVLERLVRQANDPTLRVPPAVVTFLIQEEVGLQGARHLDVSKVGRVDRAFNFDGGGINTIRHGAIGGERIQVTLRGHAAHAGVAPEKGVSAIVIAAEAISSLHRDGWLGLVEKEGRRGTANVGVFQGGDATNVITPLVELRAEARSHDPDFRGEIVSQMQSAFERAVASVKDVQGRTGSMEFTRRVDYEAFRLAEDHPSVIAATELISQLGRTPRCEVANGGLDANWLMRHGIEAVTLGCGQSAIHTVDEHLLIDDYFAACRLATQLIASAD; encoded by the coding sequence GTGAATCAAGCTGCTGAGTGGCCTGCGATTGACGAAGAAGCGGCATTGCAGCGATTTTTGGATCTGACGCGACTGCCGGGGAAGAGCGGCGACGAAGCGGAGGTGTCCAAAGCGATCCAGCAAGCTTTGTTGTCTGCCGGCGTTGATGCGTCGTCCATCGTTTCGGATGATGCCGGGACCAAGACCAGGTTGTCAGGGAATGCTGGCAACTTGATTGTGACTTTGCCCGGCGATGAGTCGCTGCCTCGGACGCTGCTTTCGGCCCACATGGACACTGTGCCGATTTGTGTGGGGTGTGACCCGGTGATCCGTGAGGACGCTGAGCTAGGGCGAATTGTCGTCGCCGATGGCCCAACGGGTTTGGGAGCGGATGATCGCAGCGGCTGTGCCGCCATTTTGACGGCGGTTTTGGAGCGATTGGTCCGCCAAGCGAATGATCCGACGCTGCGTGTGCCGCCCGCCGTCGTGACGTTTCTGATCCAAGAAGAAGTGGGGCTGCAGGGTGCACGCCATTTAGACGTGTCGAAGGTGGGACGGGTGGATCGAGCTTTCAACTTCGACGGAGGCGGCATCAACACCATTCGGCACGGGGCGATTGGCGGCGAACGAATCCAGGTCACGCTTCGTGGGCATGCCGCTCATGCCGGTGTGGCACCGGAGAAGGGAGTCAGCGCGATCGTGATTGCGGCGGAGGCGATCTCCAGTTTGCATCGTGATGGCTGGCTCGGCTTGGTGGAAAAGGAAGGGCGACGGGGAACCGCGAATGTGGGTGTTTTCCAGGGTGGCGACGCGACCAATGTGATCACACCGTTGGTGGAGTTGCGTGCGGAGGCTCGCAGCCACGACCCCGATTTCCGTGGGGAGATTGTTTCGCAGATGCAGTCCGCTTTCGAGCGTGCGGTGGCTTCGGTGAAGGATGTGCAAGGTCGCACGGGAAGCATGGAATTCACTCGTCGCGTGGACTACGAAGCGTTCCGATTGGCGGAGGATCATCCCTCGGTCATCGCCGCGACCGAATTGATCTCGCAGTTAGGACGAACGCCGCGATGCGAGGTTGCCAACGGTGGTTTGGACGCGAATTGGCTGATGCGGCACGGGATTGAGGCGGTGACGCTGGGGTGTGGTCAATCCGCGATTCATACCGTCGATGAACATTTGTTGATTGACGACTATTTCGCGGCGTGCCGGTTGGCCACCCAGTTGATCGCATCGGCCGATTGA
- a CDS encoding PP2C family protein-serine/threonine phosphatase, which yields MKFAEQTHVGMRRANNQDSSAVLLAESEERLNQRGHLFVVADGMGAHAAGELASQIASERITAHYYKSREDVPEHAIAEAVHLANAAIYARGQSNPEFLNMGTTASSLVLVGGAAFVAHVGDSRVYRLRQGVLEQLTFDHSLVWEMQASGKVHSDSIFSKSIPKNVITRSLGPSPEVLVDLEGPFDIEVGDRFLVCSDGLTGQIEDDELAVLLQSLDVEKASRVMIDLANLRGGPDNITLIIVEVTDESITENHGPPRKARSIGADEVSSRALIGTTAFCWTGAVGFGIASALVSPRFVGSAIVAFILGSISAAVWASGIFKPNDRRRPLKTRRSVNRSGLSGDSSGTTGAMETGQGGSASGGEPLDMGSGETAIGNGPYRRYKADSHQAFVTRLDDVITQLKQTSEERNWMLDWQEVDRLLQRAREAAKEAVWGSAVSLYCDATLGAMQQLKKHQDDSASDTVVDL from the coding sequence GTGAAGTTCGCTGAGCAGACCCATGTTGGGATGCGACGTGCGAACAACCAGGATTCATCGGCGGTCTTGCTCGCTGAGTCCGAGGAGCGTCTGAACCAACGAGGGCACCTGTTTGTGGTCGCAGACGGCATGGGGGCCCACGCGGCGGGTGAGTTGGCCTCTCAAATTGCCAGCGAACGCATCACGGCGCACTATTACAAGTCTCGAGAAGACGTGCCGGAGCACGCGATCGCCGAGGCCGTGCACCTCGCCAACGCCGCCATTTATGCTCGCGGGCAAAGCAATCCAGAATTCCTGAACATGGGAACGACCGCCAGTTCGCTGGTCTTGGTCGGCGGCGCCGCGTTCGTTGCTCACGTGGGGGATTCTCGCGTTTATCGTTTGCGGCAAGGCGTCCTGGAGCAGTTGACCTTCGATCACTCTCTGGTGTGGGAGATGCAGGCCAGTGGGAAGGTGCACAGCGACAGCATCTTCAGCAAATCCATTCCCAAGAACGTCATCACTCGTTCCCTGGGGCCATCGCCCGAGGTGTTGGTTGATCTGGAGGGGCCGTTTGATATCGAGGTGGGCGACCGTTTCCTCGTGTGCAGCGATGGGCTGACGGGGCAAATCGAGGATGACGAGCTGGCCGTGTTGCTGCAGTCGCTCGACGTCGAAAAAGCTTCGCGTGTGATGATTGATTTGGCCAACCTGCGGGGCGGACCGGACAACATCACGCTGATCATCGTCGAAGTCACCGACGAGTCGATCACCGAAAACCATGGCCCTCCTCGAAAGGCTCGTTCCATCGGTGCCGACGAGGTTTCCTCCCGCGCGCTGATTGGGACCACGGCGTTTTGTTGGACCGGTGCGGTCGGGTTTGGCATCGCATCGGCACTCGTCAGCCCGCGATTCGTGGGCTCCGCGATTGTCGCATTCATTCTGGGCTCGATCTCGGCGGCGGTTTGGGCCAGCGGCATTTTCAAACCAAACGATCGCCGGCGTCCGCTCAAAACTCGTCGCTCTGTAAATCGTTCTGGTTTGTCCGGCGATTCTTCTGGGACGACCGGTGCGATGGAGACGGGGCAGGGCGGTTCCGCGTCCGGCGGTGAACCGTTGGACATGGGTAGTGGGGAAACAGCTATCGGCAACGGACCCTATCGACGCTACAAAGCCGATTCTCATCAGGCGTTTGTCACGCGATTGGATGATGTCATCACGCAGCTCAAACAAACCTCGGAAGAGCGAAATTGGATGCTGGATTGGCAAGAAGTGGATCGTTTGCTCCAGCGAGCCCGCGAGGCTGCCAAGGAAGCCGTTTGGGGCTCGGCCGTTTCGCTGTATTGCGACGCGACGCTGGGGGCGATGCAGCAATTGAAAAAGCACCAAGACGACTCGGCTAGCGACACGGTCGTCGATCTCTAG
- a CDS encoding succinylglutamate desuccinylase/aspartoacylase family protein — protein sequence MRRATEPGPVVFVTAALHGDELNGTGAVRQLIQDDQLELRSGALILVPVLNLLAFERHSRYLPDRRDLNRCFPGSVSGSLASRMARTIFDEIVGRADYGIDLHTASVRRTNYPNVRGDLSDPKVEMLAESFGTDVIMNGRGPAGALRREACLAGCPTIIMEGGEVWKAEPRIVEIAVRGIRNVLAKLEMVDGDVELPEARFHIETAKWVRAEKGGFLQFHVGPGDFVEKDQPLATNTTLLGFERSVLISPFDGIVIGMTTLPAVSPGEPVFHLGRLPKGVKPKAVDRMRVSDDGLESRVVEDLASNLLVVEPSSDEPAE from the coding sequence GTGCGCCGCGCGACTGAGCCGGGGCCCGTGGTGTTCGTGACCGCGGCACTGCATGGTGACGAACTGAACGGAACCGGAGCGGTTCGGCAGTTGATTCAGGACGACCAACTGGAGTTGCGGTCCGGGGCTCTGATTTTGGTCCCGGTTCTGAATCTGTTGGCGTTTGAGCGTCACTCGCGTTATCTGCCCGACCGGCGGGACCTGAATCGGTGTTTCCCCGGATCGGTTTCTGGGTCGTTGGCCAGTCGCATGGCGCGGACGATCTTCGACGAAATTGTTGGGCGTGCGGATTACGGGATCGATCTCCACACCGCGTCCGTGCGGCGAACCAACTATCCCAATGTTCGCGGGGATTTGAGTGACCCCAAGGTCGAGATGCTGGCCGAATCGTTTGGTACCGATGTGATCATGAATGGTCGCGGGCCCGCGGGGGCCCTACGCCGCGAGGCCTGTTTGGCGGGATGTCCAACAATCATCATGGAGGGTGGCGAGGTCTGGAAGGCGGAGCCGCGAATTGTGGAAATCGCGGTGCGAGGCATCCGCAATGTTCTTGCCAAGCTGGAGATGGTCGATGGTGATGTGGAGTTACCCGAGGCCCGCTTCCACATTGAAACAGCAAAGTGGGTGCGTGCGGAGAAAGGTGGTTTTCTTCAGTTCCACGTTGGGCCAGGTGATTTTGTTGAGAAAGATCAGCCGCTGGCGACCAACACCACGCTGCTAGGGTTTGAGCGAAGCGTGTTGATTTCACCGTTTGATGGCATCGTCATTGGGATGACCACGCTCCCAGCGGTTTCTCCGGGAGAGCCCGTGTTCCACCTGGGTCGGTTGCCGAAGGGGGTGAAGCCCAAGGCGGTCGATCGAATGCGAGTGTCCGACGATGGTTTGGAATCTCGCGTGGTCGAAGACTTGGCCAGCAATCTGCTTGTCGTCGAGCCATCGTCGGACGAGCCAGCAGAGTAA
- the gatC gene encoding Asp-tRNA(Asn)/Glu-tRNA(Gln) amidotransferase subunit GatC, with the protein MSNSGNGGSVDIQKLARLARLQLTEQEQADFGPQIADILGFVEQLSELDTSGVEPMTSALDVDNRFRDDVPGESLTSDVATRNAPAAQDGTFLVPPVLGNTSAKK; encoded by the coding sequence ATGTCCAACTCTGGAAACGGCGGATCAGTCGATATCCAAAAGCTTGCTCGGTTGGCGCGTTTGCAGCTGACCGAACAAGAGCAAGCTGATTTTGGACCGCAAATCGCCGACATCCTTGGTTTCGTTGAACAACTCTCCGAACTGGACACTTCTGGTGTCGAGCCGATGACCAGCGCGCTGGACGTCGACAACCGCTTTCGCGACGACGTCCCCGGCGAGAGCCTCACGTCCGATGTCGCGACCCGGAACGCACCGGCCGCACAAGATGGGACATTTCTGGTCCCACCCGTGCTGGGCAACACTTCGGCGAAGAAATAG
- the rpmB gene encoding 50S ribosomal protein L28: MARQCEACGKKVQMGNRIETRGKAKYLGGVGTKITGCTRRKFVPNLQKVHVTLPNGSNKTMRVCTQCIRSGVVRKTVKTKPFDVSGSKKS, translated from the coding sequence ATGGCACGGCAATGCGAAGCGTGCGGCAAGAAAGTCCAAATGGGCAACCGAATCGAAACCCGTGGTAAAGCCAAATACCTGGGTGGTGTTGGTACGAAAATCACCGGTTGCACCCGCCGCAAATTTGTCCCGAACCTTCAGAAAGTTCACGTGACGTTGCCCAACGGCAGCAACAAGACCATGCGTGTTTGCACCCAGTGCATCCGCAGCGGCGTCGTCCGCAAAACGGTGAAGACAAAACCGTTTGACGTCAGCGGCAGCAAAAAGTCCTGA
- a CDS encoding porin has protein sequence MCGCEPVGGCDTGCETEVTCGCESVGCLGDCGCSTGCDSGCDSACGCGVGSCLPGLGDCCLDDPYSLFGEVCGIEVGGWASIGYHSKALPLFNSRPDEVQLHQAWLYAEKAIDTSCGFDIGGRIDYVYGTDGPDTQAFGIDNGHWDTDWDNGGDYGHAIPQLYTEMGYGDLSVKVGHFFTIIGWEVVAAPDNFFYSHAYTMYNSEPFTHTGALATYNVSDDLTVYGGYTLGWDSGFEDNGDSFLGGVSASLTDDLTLTYATTIGRFNEDNAGGVEQGYMHSIVADYAVSDNLQYIFQSDLLDSEDETGATVRETFGINQYLIYNINDCLALGGRFEWYDSEGVFTANDTDVYALTTGINYRPHSNVLIRPEIRWDWVDGDTTGVLENDDDDQTTFGIDTIFLF, from the coding sequence GTGTGTGGTTGCGAGCCTGTTGGCGGTTGCGACACCGGATGTGAAACAGAAGTGACCTGTGGTTGCGAAAGCGTTGGATGCTTGGGCGACTGCGGATGCAGCACCGGTTGCGACAGCGGATGCGATTCAGCATGCGGATGTGGCGTCGGAAGCTGCTTGCCCGGATTGGGCGACTGCTGCTTGGATGACCCATACTCGCTGTTCGGCGAAGTTTGTGGCATCGAAGTTGGCGGTTGGGCATCGATCGGCTACCACAGCAAAGCTCTGCCTTTGTTCAACAGCCGCCCAGACGAAGTTCAGTTGCACCAAGCTTGGTTGTACGCTGAAAAAGCCATCGACACGTCGTGCGGTTTCGACATCGGTGGACGCATCGATTACGTCTACGGTACCGACGGACCTGACACTCAGGCATTCGGCATCGACAACGGACACTGGGACACCGACTGGGACAACGGTGGCGACTACGGTCACGCCATTCCTCAGTTGTACACCGAAATGGGCTACGGCGACCTGTCGGTCAAAGTGGGTCACTTCTTCACCATCATCGGTTGGGAAGTTGTTGCCGCTCCGGACAACTTCTTCTACAGCCACGCTTACACGATGTACAACAGCGAGCCATTCACCCACACCGGTGCTTTGGCAACTTACAACGTGTCGGATGACTTGACCGTCTACGGCGGATACACCCTGGGCTGGGACAGCGGTTTCGAAGACAACGGCGACAGCTTCCTCGGTGGTGTTTCCGCAAGCTTGACCGACGACCTGACTCTGACTTACGCCACCACCATCGGCCGCTTCAACGAAGACAACGCTGGTGGAGTGGAGCAGGGTTACATGCACTCGATCGTTGCTGACTACGCTGTCAGCGACAACTTGCAGTACATCTTCCAGTCGGACTTGTTGGACAGCGAAGACGAAACCGGTGCAACTGTTCGTGAAACCTTCGGCATCAACCAGTACTTGATCTACAACATCAATGACTGCTTGGCATTGGGCGGCCGATTCGAGTGGTACGACAGCGAAGGCGTCTTCACCGCCAACGACACCGACGTTTACGCTTTGACGACCGGTATCAACTACCGTCCTCACTCGAACGTCTTGATTCGTCCCGAAATTCGTTGGGATTGGGTTGACGGTGACACCACCGGCGTCCTGGAAAACGACGACGACGATCAAACCACGTTCGGTATCGATACGATCTTCTTGTTCTAA